The Prionailurus bengalensis isolate Pbe53 chromosome E2, Fcat_Pben_1.1_paternal_pri, whole genome shotgun sequence region tgaataaaaatatttttaaaattagaaacccAGTGTACTCTTGATTTAAATGAGACTCAGATTCTCATACTCTTCATTTGAATAAGAAATATAGCTCTATCATGGGTTATTggggaattattatttttctttttttaatccacataCCCATGGATTTCATGTTAGTAATGTCCTTCTGGCTTAACAAAGAAAATTCaggggcactcaggtggctcagttggttgggtgtctgactctttatttcagctcaggtcatgatcccagggttatgagattgagccctacatcagtctccatgctaagcatggagcctgcttaagattctctctctctccttctgcccctctcccctgcttgtgtgtatgcgctctctctctctctctctctctctaaaataaaaaaccaaaaaaacaaaaaacagcaaagaaaattcaaaggtacatgtttcttccagaaaataaggACATCAGTTTAAGTATTATTACAAGGGTGCTACAATAAATGGGTCGTCAGAATTGAAGACTGTAAGAGGTTAAGAATCACAATCATAGGACATGGTAATAATGTCACAGTGTGAGTGTCCTAAAGTTTGTTAAGTTTTCAGTGGTCagaaataaaatttgcaaaactAGTTCTTGGTATACAGAAGAATCTGCTCTCCTGCAGCTCTTTATTCTATGGATACTCTCCCTCTTACCCTGCTCAGGATATCCTTATCTTCCCAGGAGGAAGAAGGGCCTACAGGTTCATGCCAGGTGCTGGAATCCATGAGCTACcattgagagagaaaaggcaggtCTGAGAACATAGGAATGTACCCTTTGGgccagaagaagacagaggggaATAATTCAAAAGTGGAATACAGGGCATTGAGTGTTGAAGATCTTCAGTACTAATTGAGTGTTGAAGATCATCAAGACCTAGTGGTAAACAGAAAAACAGTGTAATGGCAATGTGTGTGGACACAAATGCACATGGAAATGCATAGAAAGGTAACTAGAAAGAGTTACAACAAAATATTGACAGCAATTACCTTTGAGAGAGGGAAATGATACCACATCCAGCCATGAAGTGAGCTCTTCCATACTCTTTGTATTACTTGTGGGTGTATTTTTGTGAACgttgtgtaaattaaaaaatcccAAGTAAATAAATGATCCAAGGTTTAATGAtccaagggagaaagagaattgaaAAATTACCTGGCCTACTTGACCATGGGGAAATTCTGTTGAAAGCCGTGATAGAATTCTTCTGGAGAGTTTGGGAATGATTAGTGAAGGGGCACATAGATAACTGAGGAAGTAGAACAAACAAAGTGAAGATGAGGAGgatcaggaggaggaggggcaggaggggcaggatgtggaagaaaagaaggtggaggaagaggaggcagaagaagaagaaaaggaagaaaaatctgaagGATTACAGACAGATGGATTGGTTGGCTCCTGAGTTCAAATATGAGTTCAGCAAGAGTATGTAATCACCATAGTAGTCCAGTAATGGAGTCTACTTATACAGGCATAATGAAATGGAAAGTCTGTAAATTGAGTTAAAAATTGTCATCTCATTCTGTGGGAGatagtggagagagagaagagtgaataaaattgttaaatctGCATGTGTCATTATAGTAATTCAAATGATGATGTTTCAAGATGCAAGACtacaaattttgtttgttttatatttacatgAATGATAAATACCAGATAAATGCCTGAGAGTGGAATACAGGTTAGAGGGAGTCAGAGAGCTGGAATGGAGAAGATTGGCTGGATTTCCAAGTCTTGTAGCACAGTGTGACTTTTTTGAACCTGGCTGTTCATGCCGACATGGGCCATTCTGATTCCACATGGCTTTGCAGCCGAATGTGACAGGCCCAGCATTCTGGGCTTctctggggagggacagggatggCTGACCTTCTAGGCCCACTAACATAGCAGACAACCAGGAATAATCCCCTCTCCAGACACACCCTTAACATGGAGCATTGTCCCATAAGCACATGTAATTCACATAGATACCCAGGATCTTGTAGGAAACACAGCATCATGACCGTTAAGATTAAGGTTAACTATGGACTAAGACCTTTGTTGTTTCCTTCGTTCATTATTTCCTATAAACTGCCCAACAAAATGGGTCTGTCTGTTGGGCATGAATTTCAAGTAGCAACCCCAGATGTCTGAGAAATGTAACTCTATTTTCCAGCATCTTCACTAGTTAGGGTGGATTGAGTTATGAAATAGATAGACCAGACACGTGATGGCACAATACGTATTTTCTGCTAAACAGGGGGGCAGTTGGGGAAACAGTGACTGTTCCTACAGTGGTTCAGAGACCAAGGCTGATGGGAGTTCTTCCTCTCTATAACTTGTGGCCTTCAAAGCACCATGGATGTCACTTGGCCAGTCAGCTAGGGGAAGAAGAGTATGGAGGAGAGTGCCCATGGGAGATGTTTCAAAGCCAGGCCTGTTTGTGGCACACATGACTTCTGATAGAAGTGATTCCATAGAGCCAAAGACAGTCTCATGGCCACACAGGGGAACCTAGGAAATGTGGCTGAGTTGTGCTCCCGGGAGGAAAAGATGAGCCTTGGTAGAGTTAGCAGTCTTTTCCACAGCTACTTAACCTCCTTTCTATTGGTAATCCCCATTCTCCTTCATTGTGGAAATTTAATTCTGCTAAGTCTAGGGTTTCTGGTCTGAATTTGGGGTTGTTCATGAAGTTAGGGTACTAGTGGGAACGCCTCGATGTTTGTCATCCATCGTGTCACCCTAGATCtctgttttccttcattctaGATGGCTCCTGTGTTATCCCTGGCTCCCCTCTGCTAGTCATTCCCACCCTGGTACTTTGCATTTCTGTAGACCTCCTTCTCACCAAGCTGAGACATGGGCTACCCTACTTGGCTGTCTAAGGTCATTTCTTCCTAGACCTCCCTACCATGCAGCATATTTTCTTTGCGACCTTGGAGCCTCTATAGGACTTATTTGTGAAGAGGTAATACAAATAGTATCTGGGGTCTTTGACACCTCACCCCTTCCTGAGATGCAACCCTCCTTAGGGTTATACTTGCATgtaatctctctttctctacttcctttattcctttcaggattgggggaggggtgatCTTCATCAGCTCTTGCACCAaatctattgtttatttcttaaggtctttccattcttcccttaacaatttcacttctggatcTCAAAAGTTGAAGGAGGGTTCTGTTTGCCTAGAAAAAGCAGGGATATGAAACACGTAGCTCCAGCAAAACACAGACACTgactcagaaacaaataaacacatgcacacacatgagagGCTGGAACATTCCCTTCATTTTTTattggtttaaatatttttttttcctgaaagagcATCCAAGTATCATGGGGCTAAGCACATCTAGGGCATGAAAGTGAGAACCCTCAAGGTGGATGAAGATGGCTCCAGCAGCGAAAAGGATGAAGTAGTATGATGTCCCTGGGCTAGTGGGTTGCTTGGATGTTGAGTTCCTTGGCCAATAGGTTTTCTGGCTAGAAGATGTCTTGGCTGTTGGTTTCTTGCATGGTGGCTGATTTGGTTGGTTAGGGCTTTGGTGGGTAAGTCCTATTTGAGGTGGACTCATGGACTACTTGGCCTGGCCTTCACATAAATAGGGTATAGGCATAAATGATGCCTAAACCAATGAGTATGGCAAATACATCCAGCCAGCCAGTTCGGCCTGAGTTGAGGTAAGCATCTTCCCATTCGCTGTTCTTGTTGGCCTGCGAAGTCTGTAGGGATGGGAGCTTTAGGTATGGGTTTCTGAGTCTAGCCTTGTGATACCcttggggaagggctggggacCAATGGTCACTGAGGGAAAGCCCCTATCCAGGTCCCAGGGCAGAAACAGGTGTAAGGGGCAGGTAGAGGGCAGGATGGGCCATCGCATAGGTGTTGTTTTACCTTGTAACTGAAGAATATAGCTATTAATCCCAGGGGAGGGAACAAAATTACGGCCAGGATGGTCAAACATAAGTAATTCGGGGCATAAAATGCCAGTTCTTCAGGTGTCTGTGTTTCCTCTGGCGGCTTCTCAGGGGCGCCTGCAGCCGGCGGGGCTCCTGCAGCCGGCGGGGCTCCTGCAGCCGGCGGGACTCTTGCAGCCGGCGGGACTCCTGCAGCAGGCGGGCCTTTTGCAGCAGCCGCGCCTTTTGAAGCAGGAGGACCTCCTGCAGCAGGTGGGGCGGGTTTTGGGGGCATGATCTTTCCACCCAGACAAAGACAGATCCTGAGTGTCTTGAAAACAGAGAGCCAAGCCCACTATACCTCCCCTAGTTTAAAACCAAGACTTCAGCATCCCAAGACTCCAAACGTTAAAGGCCACTTCTTCACAATGGAGAAACCAGTGCCTCAAGTCCTGATTGGCTGTCTGCATAAGGGGGCGTGGTCCCACAATTCTCTGCTTCTCCTGGACTAGGAGCTTGGAGCTGGGTTCCATCCTTTATCAGGACATTGGCTCCACCCGTCCTGATAGGGATTTGTTGGAAACTGTAAGATGGGATCCTGGCTCCTCCTTGTTGCAGACCCCAGTCTGCTACAGGAGGGCAGTACCAGAGTTGCGTCTCTAGATGGAAGAGAGGAAGTAGACAAGCCCTGTAAGAAAACTAGGAGATTAcaaacagaagggaaggaaaaggaataatgtcaataacagattataaaatattgaattagaAAAGAATTCTTTAGTCTATACtgactgaaagagaaagaaggtgaaAACGGGGAAGGTCTTAAAAGTTGAATGTCATTTAATAAGTGTGGATGAAATGATGGAAATGGGAAATCACCATTGTGGTAGGTAGAGTTCTAAGATGGCCCCAAGATTCCTGCTCCCTGGTGTACACACACTTTTTCCCAGTTGTTCATTCAAGTACTAATCTATGTGCTACTGTGGAGGGATTTTGTACCTGTAGTTAAATTCCCCAATCAGTTAACTTTAAGAGAGGGAAAATGTCCTCCATGGGACACTAATCCAGTGACTTCTTAAAAGGGACAACATCTTACTGGCAAAAATGATTCAAGGCATGGGATGGAGTGCAGTCAAGGGAGATTCTCTATTGCTAGCTTGAAAGTGGAGGAGACTACATagcaaggaatgcaggcagccccTATCTGAAGTGGCTCCCAACTTATAGCTAGCAAGGAAATGGGACCTCAGTTCTATAATAGTAAGGATCTGAATCCTGTTATGACCATATTTGATTGGGAGATGATCCTAGCTCCAGATGGGAACACAGACtggtcaacaccttgattttagccttgtGAGATCCTGAGCATTCTAGAGAATCTAGCCATTCTGATCTACAGAACTGTGAGCTAGTAACTAAGTTTGTGGTTTGTCAATGACACAGCTGTATTTAAGCACAGGCAAAGACCTAGAAGCACCAAGAACAGCAGCAACACACACAACCCAGGGGCCAGGAAAGTCTTCATGAAATGTGTTAGGAAAAGCGATCTCATGTACACAGTCTTCCAATGTCCCCTTGCCACATAAGAATGGGTCTTGGGCCTGAAACACTTTCTGACCAAGAGATAAAGAGCCCACACAGTGTATGCAAGGCTTATCACCTTGTGTgggaatatttttccttgtttcagGCTCATTGTATATTCCTTTGTTCTGCTTAAGTACCTGTGTTCTCAGGCACAACCCCAGGTTTTAGTATTTCAGACTCCATGAAGGCGGGGATCAGGGTTCTTCCACTGTGGCACAAGAGGAGTTCATAAAGGCTAATTGCACCTGCTGCCCAGACACCCACTATTGGAGCTgatcttgctctttctcttctttatgtgAGTAAAAGTGCCCCATCCAGTACTTTACTGTGTTGTATTTTCCTTGGCAACTCTGATACCAAGATGCAGTGGGAAGACATGTTTGGACTTCTGTTTCTGGTGGTTGGCATTGTAATGATCTTTGCTACCCTCTCCTTGTATTGGTAACTAGTCTTCTGCTTGACAGAATGAATTATCTTGGAGCATTTTAAAGGGTAAGGTGGATATTCCAGATAAAAAAAATGAGGTGAGGGGGGAAAGAATTCAATGTTGGGTGGGATGAATAATGTATATTGGTTTCCAGGAGGTCCCTTGGATGGTGAGAACCTTGGGTTGGTGGTGGGGTTCTCTTGCCTAGTGAATATTTTGTCTGAGGTGGCTTTGGTATGGTAACTTGTCTGGGTTCTGAATTCCTGAGCCCATGTATCCCTTGTTAGGTGAGTCCTTCAACTGCAGTGATCTTTAGCTGGTGGGTCTGGAGGGTCACCTAACCAACAAGAGACTGAACATAGAAACTGCATTTATGTACATATGATGGCATAAATACtcaagaaaagcatttgacatgaATTTGTCCTTGCTGTGTAACAGTTTACTTCCAAGGTGCTTTCTCAATCTATTGGGGCATGATGGTAGAAGGAATGTGtggctttatagaatgaattGAAAGAACTATTGAGGATGTCCATGAAGGTAGCAGAGCCAGGACATCTCCCACCTCCAGTGGTCAGTTCTGGGAAGAAATAGATGCAGGAGTGGAGAGTGGAGAAATAGATGCTCCTGGTATACTCAGGAGGTTAGGTCTTGGGCAGTGGTGACAGTGCCCAGTCTTCATAGTGTAGTCAACAGCTGAGATTCCTAAACAGAAGGTTATGATGACTAAAGACAGTGGGCAGATTTGATGAGTATCCCTCTTTACTGTGTATCTCTTGTTtcctgttgttttcttctttcattctctcttttacttttttttttttttttttttggtccttccTCTGCATAGTAGCTTTCTTGGCTTGGGAAGTTGGGTTTCTATTTCCAGAAAGTGAAGGATTTTGTCAGAGTCCTTAGTAGGAAGGGACAACCTACCTCCTTCTGAGTTGTAGTCAGCTACAAGTCTGAAGGTATCACTTGCCTTTCCATGATTGAGATAGTCAAGCTCTAACTCTATCTTTACTTTAAACTCCTGACTGGTTCATCAAACGACATGCTGACTACTCACCTAAGTATGCCTAGACGACCTGCTTTCTGATTGGTTTCATCTTCAGGGGCAAGTCTGGAAAGGTATTGGTCCCCAGGAAGCCTCCTCCAGTACCCTTGGTGCCAGTTTTCCAGAGTGCCCCATGGCTCTGGGGAGTGCGAGAGGAAGGGAGGCATCTGGGCCAGAATTGGGAAAGGGCCAGGAAAGGTCTCAGAAAGGAGGGCATAGACAAGCATGTCAAGATATGAGGTGTATCCTCTGGATTTAAGGGCAGAGAGGTGTTAATATCTTTGGTGAAGGCAATTTCAGAGGATCAATGGGTGAGAGGGAACAGGTGCCATATTGCAGGGACCCAAATGGTTTACAAGAAGAGGGGagtataggggagcctgggtggctcagtcagttaagtgttggactttggctcaggtcatgatctcacggtttgtgagtttgagccccgtgtcgggctctgtgctgacagctcagaacctggagcctgcttcagattctgtatctccctctctttccacccttccccagcgcacacgctctctctctctctctcaaaaataaataaacatttaaaaaaagaataggggagTGTAGACAGAGTGTAGATATCACTTTCCAAAACTCTGGAggtgaaggaaaaagg contains the following coding sequences:
- the LOC122495050 gene encoding transmembrane protein PMIS2-like, which codes for MPPKPAPPAAGGPPASKGAAAAKGPPAAGVPPAARVPPAAGAPPAAGAPPAAGAPEKPPEETQTPEELAFYAPNYLCLTILAVILFPPLGLIAIFFSYKTSQANKNSEWEDAYLNSGRTGWLDVFAILIGLGIIYAYTLFM